AGAATCGCTTTGGTTCTCTCTCCCCCTCGGTTCCTTTGTCtgctcccccatccctccccgcCTCTGCGGGGCTTCTACCGCTTCTTCTTCTGCTTGAGGGACTTCCTCCGCTTCAAGATCATCTCGTAGAGCTTGTCCATGCCCTCCGTGAGCCCCTCGCCGATGATGGCGCAGGCGGGCTGGATGTGGTAGGTGGTGGAAGGGGTCAGCTCGTGGAGGGCCAGCTGCTTCTCGATCTCGGCCACCGGCAGGGACTTGGGCAGGTCCTGCTTGTTGGCGATGACCAGCAGCGGGGTGCCCTGGTTCTCGGCGAACTTGGTCACCTTGTGCAGCTCTGTTTTGGCCTCCTCCAGCCGGTCCACGTCCACTGAGTCCACCACGTAGATGATGCCATCGGTGCAGCGGCTGTAGGACTTCCAGAGAGGGCGCAGCTTCTCCTGACCACCCACGTCCCAAAAGTGGCAGCTGATGCCCTTGGCCGTCCCGTTGCTCAGCCGGATCTTCTCCGTGTTGAAGCCGATGGTGGGCACGGTGTTGACAAACTCGTTGAACTTCAGCCGGTAGAGCACCGTGGTCTTCCCCGCCGAGTCCAGGCCCAGCATGACGATGTGGAGGGACTGGAAGGCGGAGATGTTGGAGGAGATGTTCCCCATGGCCACGGCTCACGCCGCACTCACAGCCCCGCGCCCatccccgcgccgccggcccgcAGCGGCACGGCTCGGGCCGAGCCGGGCTGGGCGCGGAGCGGGCGGCAGCGGGCACGGGCacgggcagcgggcaggggcagcgggcagggcacgggcagcgggcagggcacgggcagcggcagcggcgggcagcgcggctCCACGCGGCAGCAGCGCGCGCGGACTGGCGGGCACCGCCCCGCCCGGGAGgaggggccgcgccgccgccttccccggccccgcccccgcccggcccgcaccttcccctgcccgccccgctccccggcccgCACCTTCCCGGACCCGCACCTTCCCCTGCCCGCACTGCCTCCGCACCGGCCCTACCTGCACCTTCCCCGAGCCGCACTGCCCCTTGCCCGCACCTTCCCTGTACCTTCCCCTGCCCGCACTTTACCCGACCCGCACCTTCCCGGCCCGTACTGCCACCTGTCCgcaccttccccagcctggccctgcctgcaccttcccctgccagcactgcccccGCCCGTACCACCACTTGCCtgtcccttcccctgcctgtcccatCCCTGCCCACACCACCTGGCAGTCCCCGCTCCTGCCCACACCGCCATGGCCTGCTGTACCCCGTGGcccagggacagccccagcGCGGGCGTGGGGGTCCCCTGGGAGCGAGATCCCCCACAGAACCTGCCTCTGGTTACAGCTTGGGTATCCCCTACGGCCACAGAAATCATTAAACCCCCCTAAAAATAGTAACCAAGCGAAGGCAGCGCCCATTGCACTGAAGCGCCAGGCgggacctgctgctgcacccTGGATAATCCCGGGCTAAGGgaaccggggggggggggctgcaaaGTGGTGCAGGCACAGCTCTGTGGGATGGTGCCAGCGACGAGCTGAGCCTGGAAAGCGGGAGAGCAGTGCTCTCCTCCTGGAAAGGCAGAGCTTGCACTGACCCTGCAAGCTcagcagccaccaccacccagcGCCGTGCTGGGACGTGGGGCATCTGCATCCCTCAGGGCTGGGGACGTGGGGTATCTGCATCCCTCAGGGCTGGGGATGTGGGGCATCTGCATCCCTCAGGGCTGGGGATGTGGGGCATCTGCATccctcagggctggggacatggggcaTCTGCATCCCTCCAGGGCTGTCACAGTCTCCCAAAGTAGAGAGAGGCCAGGAGGGGAAAAACCTGCActgagcccagggcagggggggcactAACGTTCCTCCCTGTTCTTAATGCCTTTTGCATCTCATACTTGGTAAATGTGGTGAATGCCCTCAACCCATGTTAAAGCCCCCGAGGTCCCCAGGGCCCAGCTCAGTGCCCCAAGCCATGTAGCTGCTGGTCCAGCTACTCCTGGAAGCCCCTTTCAGGccagcatggggacagggacgcCACCCCCGCCGCGTGCTCTGGGGAAGGCCTGCCACACTCTTTGCCGTCGCATTTATTTCTGGCATTGCTCCCAAaccaaagagcagcagcagggttgtTCCTACAATATTACCCACCCCCTCTTTTACagcatttgtaaaataaatatcaacTGTATCTGACAGCTTAACTAGAAAGCCCCAGAGAAAGAAGTGTACTGCAGAAGACAgatactgcttttaatttaagatGCTTTCACCACGCAGTGTGCAGTGAGGATTGTCAGGCTGGAGTGGGATCATTTCTCATATTCATATTTCATCCCCAGGATGCGTGTTGCAGCTTTGCATGGAGATAAGACTACCTGCTAACACATGccatcattaaaaatacaggcagCTCACTGTGACGGTCTCCGTAGGTAACAATGGGCACAGTTCTGATGGAAAACACCATGTGGTGACAGCGTGAAAAGTGCAGGGAGCTTGGTCCCTGCCAGCATGCAGCTGGGAGAAACGTTCCTTGGCACGTGTGAGGCGGCATCGCTGCCGCGCTCCGCACAGCCGTTCAAAAAACGAGACACAAGCATTGTACGGGCTGGAAACCGAAAATGTTTTGCGCGCTGGGGTTATCCTGATCAGCTGGCCTTTGAGCTGGTGTGGGTTCAGGATTTTCTCCATGACCACATGAAGGTAATGAGCTTCGGAGAGCAAGCGGAGAAAGCCGTGAGTGATCATCTGACTCCCAGAGACggagcattaaaataaaaaaaatacgCCAGAAGTAGAAGAACAGGGTCATATCTGTGAGTGGTGTCACCAGCAGATCTGGCACTGCTATCTCTTCTGCCTGAATTGCTCCAGCAAAAGCTTTCTTAAACACTGCTGGGAAGGATAATCCCAAGGCCAGTGCAACCCTGGTTGCCCCCAGAATTAGTGGCTAATCTTTGTGCAATAGGTTTGTGCTTTAGGAATTTACTTGCTCATGCTCCCATCGGGTGAAGGAGGTGCTGTTTCAGCCCTCGGTGTTGGGGCCAGGCAGAATTCCTTGGGGAattccccctctcccttccaTCACTTCTaaccctctccctctctcctccttcatCCCCGCTGCTGAAGACAGCTTTGAGCCTCAAGTCAAAAGGCTTCCTTTTCTAAACAGGCTACCAACATTTCTTTCCCCTCAACAGCCGAAGTCCAAAGGAGACTTCCTTCCTCAGAGCCCTTCCTTTTTTCACCCCAGCGTTGACTGTGAGTTATAAATAAAGGTGAGATTAGATAGACAGGCTGATCAAACCTGGGGGATGTTCTAAAAAACAGCCTTACATCAGACAATCCCAAGGGGACGGAGATAAACAGGAACGTTGTAGTGGTGAATTATGCTGCAGCTAATGCCAGCTATCCATAAATAAGCTGTTAAGACCTCCACTGAATATTAAGTGCAGAAATAAGTGTTAATCGCGGCTGAGGAGTCTGCCAACTCCATTCAGTGGCAAATTCAGGGAGAGGAAACCCATCTTTTCCGTAAACTCCCCCCCcagctttttctctcccctaCACACCATTCCATCATATCAAGGTTAAGCAGCCAAGGTTAAAGCCAGCATTAGCATCTAAATGTGTGTCTGTGAGTATCTGACAAAGGGACTGCTCGCTGGTCCCCAACATTTCGCTCCAGCAGCAAGAAGACTGTTGCTGCCATAGTAACTGTTTTCAGACATGGCAATTATTTCTTCCCAAACCCCCACCCTGCATCCcatctcccttcccccagctcatCTTGTGCTTCAAAgtatcttttttcattatttttttttttttggtgaaacacaaagggctgcagcctgcacacATCCACCGGTGCCCTGCCCCAAGACAATGGAGGGATGCTTCCTGCGCTTCCACAGCCCGCTCACGGATTATCTACAATAGTGACTTTTTAATCTGCATCCAATTAGCCCTTTATCACCCAGGCAAAGAAAAACCTTggagcagcagcttttgcagctgcagcGGTTTCTGGCAAATCTGGTGACTTAGAGGTGGGGGAAATTTGTTTGCAGAGAGCATCCCAACTCCTGTAGCATGCAGGAtcctctttccctcccctgcccctttCTTCTTAATAGCATCGCTTGCCTTAGTCTgctcccttttcttcctgtattaAAAGCAGAGACCAGCCCAAACCAAGTTAACAGGCAAGGACTGTAATTAGGGCTGCCCCTGTTATTAGGGATCACCGAGGCTAATTAATAGCATGCCCGTGACTAATGCCTGGGGTACAGGAAGAGCCCGAAGGCTGCGTTGAGAGCCAGAactgcagcagccacctctcAGCTAGCTGATGGTGGGACAAGGCACACGATTGGCATCTCCAGATGGCTTAGGGTGGCTGCTCCCCTCTTCTGCCAGGGTTTCATGGATGAGCTCTGCCCGAGCGGCAGCTTTCCTGGGCCCGTGTGAGAGAGGCAGTACTGGCTAATACGGTGTAGGGAAGTCTCATACCTGTTTGCAAGCCCTGACAGTGGGGAAAACCCCTTGGGGAGGCTTTCTGGGGTCAGTGCACCCGCGCCTGCCTGCCGCGGTCAGCATCCTTTTCTTGTgccattttccttcctgccttcatccactcttttcctttccaaggaCCTTCCAGCCTATTTGCTGGATAAGGAGGGCAGGTAATGAAGGATCATTAAGGGCTGAATAGCCTGTGAGTCCCATAGGAGCCTTTTGAACATTAACTCTGAGGAAAAAGAGCATTGCAGATTTAATGGGTCTCCTTCTTCCTGGGAAAGGCAGCGTTTTATTCTGTGGGGCTGCAGAAGCAGTGTGATACAGCTAggtaccccccccccccccgaaaggGTTAATGGGGGAGAGCAAAGGGTCACAGGGGAATAAAGGGAGAGAGACAGGTACTGAATATTTCACACCAGATTATCCCTCTAAGTGCTCAATTTACACATCTGCTACCAGTTTCTTGAGTGGTTTCTGGAGACACCCTCACTTgggtatttttctgtgttttgtctcACCTGCTGGTATTCAGCCCTGTGCTGAGAGGGTCAGGGCCCCTTGGAGTGGGGCCCTCCACCCATCCCTGCTTGCTCCTGCCCATTTGAACCTGCAGGCTCTTGGGGCAAGGGCCAGGGAGGTCTTGTGGCTCAGAGATGTCTCCAGGAGCTCCTGGGTAGATGGAGGATGGAAGGATGTGTggaggaagggatggaggaagggACAGAGGGATGAATAAAAGCAGCATCATAGCGGAGAAATGACTGAATCCACAGAGCTCCTAATGCAGGAGTGAAAAATAATCCATtcatctgcagcacagcagctcagctccattTCATGACCTCAGATGCCTCCTCAGGCCGAGCAAAGTCCTTGAAGGACCAGCTTAAAGCTGACTTtaacagccccagccccgggaaACACTAAAACAGCCACAAACTGAGGAAGAACAAAACCTTCCTCTAAAGGAGTTGATATGAAAACAGCCTTACCGAGGCAGCCCAAAACCCACGTAGCCCAGCATCGTGTCTATAAGCAGCCAGGAGtggtggcagctg
The DNA window shown above is from Falco naumanni isolate bFalNau1 chromosome 8, bFalNau1.pat, whole genome shotgun sequence and carries:
- the ARL4C gene encoding ADP-ribosylation factor-like protein 4C, whose protein sequence is MGNISSNISAFQSLHIVMLGLDSAGKTTVLYRLKFNEFVNTVPTIGFNTEKIRLSNGTAKGISCHFWDVGGQEKLRPLWKSYSRCTDGIIYVVDSVDVDRLEEAKTELHKVTKFAENQGTPLLVIANKQDLPKSLPVAEIEKQLALHELTPSTTYHIQPACAIIGEGLTEGMDKLYEMILKRRKSLKQKKKR